The following coding sequences are from one bacterium SCSIO 12741 window:
- a CDS encoding T9SS type A sorting domain-containing protein — translation MKIRIPFFLALLFMMMNEAQAQVPKTVMVEHFTNTRCGICGSRNPSFINYISSRSDILHMSVHPSRPYNTCFLNNHNPSENDSRTQFYSGVFGSTPRIVVGGSVIAANVNYASMNTYSPYTGQTSPISIAIDPIGYEQSTEMLKFRVVLHTEASHSLGNLSLLLAVTEDTVFFAAPNGENRHYNVFRQSATDVMGDPVTAATMVGDSMVYTYSLKYNSDWDFDRINATVIVQETASKEVVQAARQTKMNQMNQGPNSIEEMGTMHSLSIFPNPLRGSIIQFQNATQITSLQLFDLNGNQVAQREGHTEQWVLENLNPGAYILRVNDEQHGTQTQLLIKQ, via the coding sequence ATGAAAATTCGTATACCTTTCTTTCTGGCACTCCTATTCATGATGATGAATGAGGCACAAGCTCAAGTTCCTAAAACGGTGATGGTTGAACATTTTACCAATACCCGCTGCGGTATTTGTGGATCAAGAAATCCTTCATTTATTAACTACATATCATCTCGTTCAGATATTCTGCACATGAGCGTGCACCCCAGTCGTCCTTACAACACTTGTTTTCTAAACAACCACAACCCTTCTGAAAACGACTCCAGAACACAATTCTACAGCGGTGTATTTGGAAGTACTCCTCGCATCGTAGTTGGCGGTTCGGTAATCGCAGCAAATGTGAATTATGCTTCGATGAATACCTATTCACCTTATACCGGTCAAACCTCTCCAATTTCCATCGCTATTGATCCCATTGGTTACGAGCAAAGCACCGAAATGCTAAAGTTTCGTGTAGTACTTCATACTGAGGCTTCTCATAGCTTGGGGAACCTAAGCTTGCTTCTTGCAGTAACTGAAGACACGGTATTTTTTGCCGCTCCAAATGGGGAGAATCGTCACTACAATGTATTTAGACAAAGTGCTACCGACGTTATGGGTGATCCGGTAACAGCGGCTACAATGGTGGGTGATTCAATGGTATACACCTACAGCTTAAAGTACAACTCTGATTGGGATTTTGATCGCATTAACGCCACCGTTATCGTTCAGGAAACAGCGAGCAAGGAAGTCGTTCAGGCCGCTCGTCAAACGAAGATGAACCAAATGAACCAAGGTCCAAATTCTATTGAAGAAATGGGTACTATGCATAGTCTTTCCATCTTCCCAAATCCCCTTCGTGGATCTATTATCCAATTTCAAAACGCTACTCAAATCACCTCACTTCAGCTTTTCGATTTGAACGGAAATCAAGTTGCTCAGCGTGAAGGCCACACCGAACAATGGGTTCTTGAAAACCTAAATCCTGGAGCTTACATTCTTCGAGTGAATGATGAGCAACACGGAACACAGACCCAATTGCTAATCAAGCAATAA
- a CDS encoding aminotransferase class V-fold PLP-dependent enzyme produces the protein MLYQERRDFIRKTLIGGLLSAIQLPLLAADDSPIAQELLKKRFSLPKSDADWAKVRKQFPLNDKPVYFNSAGLGPSPEVVVDTLCEWTKKLEELGDTGRKYTKSPHQTLADFFGVPQFSVAVTRNTTEGINIVARSLDLKPGDEVILTRHEHIGGSAAWVALHKEIGIQVKLVELDLSGKENFDRITQAVTDKTKVISFSHITCTTGLRLPAKEIAQFCRERGIYSCVDGAQSAGMIRVNLSEMNPDFYVSSGHKWLMGPKGSGLLYINPETIKNITPIFSGAYTDSEFDLANLEMKYIQKTTREEYGTRNAPQVLALESAVKFLNQFGIDEIEKRGLHLAEYLKKGLNEIPEIEVISPMDREYASAIVTFRIKGMPFHDAYLDLMKTYRCRLRVIFENDLEAIRASCAIYNTEKDLDFLLESLRTMVAVNAQKEG, from the coding sequence ATGCTATACCAAGAAAGACGGGATTTTATCCGTAAAACCCTGATAGGAGGCCTGTTATCCGCAATCCAGTTACCCTTGCTGGCAGCCGATGACTCACCTATCGCCCAGGAATTATTAAAAAAAAGGTTCTCCCTTCCCAAATCAGATGCCGATTGGGCTAAGGTGAGAAAACAATTTCCGCTCAACGACAAACCGGTTTATTTTAATTCAGCAGGTTTAGGACCTTCCCCCGAAGTAGTTGTAGACACTTTGTGCGAATGGACCAAAAAACTGGAAGAGTTAGGAGATACCGGAAGAAAGTATACCAAATCCCCACATCAAACGCTGGCCGATTTTTTTGGTGTACCCCAATTCTCAGTGGCCGTTACCCGAAACACGACGGAAGGAATAAACATCGTGGCCCGAAGTCTTGATTTGAAGCCGGGTGATGAAGTCATTCTTACCCGACACGAACACATCGGAGGATCGGCGGCCTGGGTGGCCTTGCACAAGGAGATTGGCATTCAAGTCAAATTAGTAGAACTTGATTTAAGCGGGAAGGAAAACTTCGATCGGATTACGCAAGCCGTAACGGACAAAACCAAGGTTATTTCCTTTTCCCACATCACCTGCACGACAGGACTCCGATTACCGGCCAAGGAGATTGCTCAATTTTGCCGGGAGCGTGGAATATATTCCTGTGTGGATGGAGCTCAATCCGCTGGAATGATTCGCGTAAATCTATCCGAAATGAACCCGGACTTTTATGTATCCAGCGGCCACAAGTGGCTCATGGGTCCTAAAGGTTCAGGCCTACTTTACATCAACCCGGAAACCATCAAAAACATTACCCCCATTTTTTCGGGAGCCTATACGGATAGTGAATTTGACCTGGCCAATTTGGAAATGAAATACATCCAAAAAACCACCCGGGAAGAGTACGGAACCAGAAATGCCCCTCAAGTGTTAGCCCTGGAATCGGCAGTTAAATTCCTGAATCAATTTGGTATCGATGAAATTGAGAAACGAGGTTTGCATCTGGCCGAATACTTGAAGAAAGGACTGAATGAAATTCCCGAAATAGAAGTCATCTCTCCCATGGATCGGGAATACGCGTCGGCCATTGTAACTTTTCGAATCAAAGGCATGCCTTTTCACGATGCTTACCTGGATTTGATGAAAACCTACCGCTGCCGGTTGAGGGTAATCTTCGAAAATGATTTAGAGGCCATTCGTGCCTCCTGTGCCATTTACAATACCGAAAAAGACCTGGACTTCCTGCTCGAATCTCTTCGAACGATGGTAGCCGTCAATGCCCAAAAAGAGGGTTAA
- a CDS encoding alpha/beta hydrolase yields the protein MTGAINPLTSYMAGNQTSSKLNDEIESTSLTSELHKVTIPTLILWGEYDFVVPPSLGYDTYNHISSSVKKIVTYPKSGHSPMNNEWVPFNQAVIEFVDQNK from the coding sequence ATGACGGGAGCAATTAACCCATTGACCAGTTACATGGCCGGGAACCAGACGAGTAGCAAGCTCAACGATGAAATCGAAAGTACTTCTTTGACCAGTGAGCTGCATAAGGTTACCATTCCCACCTTGATACTTTGGGGTGAGTATGACTTCGTTGTTCCACCAAGCCTGGGATACGATACCTACAACCACATTAGCTCATCCGTCAAAAAGATTGTGACCTATCCAAAATCCGGGCATTCACCGATGAACAACGAGTGGGTTCCCTTCAATCAGGCGGTTATCGAATTTGTCGATCAGAATAAGTAG
- a CDS encoding alpha/beta fold hydrolase, translating into MKKLMILLSLSLILFSCSKDSDLSKVDETLYVRYEGADMPVYMRGNVNSNVIVLIVHGGPGGNGLEYRTGQYSVELEEKYGIAYWDQRGQGMSHGKYKSSDLTVQAMADDMLAVVRALKSKYGSQISIFALGHSWGGTLTARYMTTGNYQHELKGWIEVDGAHDIPQLNKDAVAMFISVAKEQIALGNNVENWQSTLEWAEAIDTNNITSEQGGRLIEKALKQKVGCRKMDLFRPRMKVEIPCPR; encoded by the coding sequence ATGAAAAAGTTGATGATCCTTTTAAGTCTTTCACTGATTCTGTTTTCTTGCAGCAAGGATTCGGATCTGTCCAAGGTAGATGAAACCCTCTATGTTCGTTACGAAGGGGCGGATATGCCCGTTTACATGCGTGGAAATGTTAATTCCAACGTGATTGTTCTAATCGTTCATGGTGGACCCGGGGGAAATGGACTGGAGTACCGTACGGGCCAATATAGCGTAGAGTTAGAAGAGAAATATGGAATAGCCTACTGGGATCAGCGAGGCCAGGGAATGAGTCACGGAAAATACAAGTCCTCAGACCTGACCGTTCAAGCCATGGCCGACGATATGCTTGCTGTGGTTAGAGCGCTCAAATCCAAGTATGGTTCGCAAATCAGCATTTTTGCTTTGGGCCATTCCTGGGGAGGCACCCTCACAGCTCGGTACATGACCACTGGCAATTATCAGCACGAACTCAAAGGTTGGATCGAAGTGGATGGAGCCCATGATATTCCCCAGTTGAATAAGGATGCTGTGGCCATGTTTATTAGCGTGGCTAAGGAGCAAATTGCCTTAGGCAACAATGTAGAAAATTGGCAAAGTACGCTGGAATGGGCAGAGGCCATTGATACCAATAATATCACCTCCGAACAAGGGGGGAGATTAATCGAAAAGGCTTTGAAGCAGAAGGTTGGTTGCAGGAAGATGGATTTATTCAGGCCCCGGATGAAGGTGGAAATACCTTGTCCCCGATGA
- a CDS encoding radical SAM protein, which produces MIFEPVIKYTANFHLTHQCNMRCGYCYAGEKTNLSMSDEVIEQSIEFVLQEVEKKKVNKLVLAFLGGEPLMERKKLFYIQDEFRRRLGEEFKIVSQLSTNGLLLTDAVMAEITRRKILVSFSLDGTPETMQRQRPTLGQSDYSRIIDRSIRHVLKYNPMTNAFCVITPESAGDVFENVTWIYDQGMRFIHTTLDYSANWTYSDFERLAKEYQKLALWYEEKARNREHFYLSCFDERIQTRTKKPVACEGKCSIGNNQISISPEGTLYPCIQFVKPAHEADQSVQLGDLKHGKDKNRIDRLQADIIKEKPECKGCALKDRCTTWCSCINYASTQTVTQASPVACHHEQTLIPIVDRMGNRLWKEKNDLFVQKHYNPLYNLVAQAMA; this is translated from the coding sequence ATGATTTTTGAACCTGTCATTAAATACACGGCCAATTTTCACCTCACTCACCAATGCAATATGCGCTGCGGATATTGCTATGCTGGGGAAAAAACAAACCTGTCGATGAGTGATGAAGTGATCGAGCAATCGATTGAATTTGTGCTCCAGGAGGTGGAAAAGAAAAAGGTGAATAAATTGGTTCTGGCTTTTCTGGGCGGAGAACCGCTGATGGAGCGAAAAAAGCTCTTCTATATTCAAGATGAATTCAGACGTCGACTGGGCGAGGAATTTAAAATTGTATCCCAGCTTTCCACCAATGGGCTACTTCTAACGGATGCGGTTATGGCGGAAATAACCCGGCGAAAAATTCTGGTTTCATTTAGCCTGGATGGCACCCCAGAAACCATGCAACGTCAGCGCCCAACTCTTGGCCAATCAGACTACTCCCGCATTATCGACCGATCGATTCGGCACGTGCTTAAGTACAATCCGATGACGAATGCCTTTTGCGTGATCACCCCAGAATCTGCAGGAGATGTGTTCGAAAATGTGACTTGGATCTATGACCAAGGCATGCGGTTTATCCATACCACACTCGATTATTCGGCAAATTGGACTTATTCTGACTTTGAACGGTTGGCCAAGGAATACCAAAAGTTGGCTCTATGGTACGAAGAGAAAGCCAGAAACCGAGAACATTTCTACCTCAGCTGTTTTGACGAACGGATCCAAACCCGCACCAAAAAGCCGGTTGCCTGTGAAGGAAAATGCTCGATCGGCAACAACCAAATTTCCATCTCCCCGGAAGGCACGCTCTATCCTTGTATCCAATTCGTAAAACCTGCTCATGAAGCCGATCAAAGCGTTCAATTGGGCGACCTGAAACATGGCAAGGATAAAAATCGCATCGATCGGTTGCAGGCAGACATTATCAAGGAAAAACCAGAATGCAAGGGATGTGCCCTTAAGGATCGCTGTACGACTTGGTGCTCTTGTATCAATTATGCCAGTACTCAAACGGTAACTCAGGCGAGCCCGGTAGCGTGTCATCATGAACAAACGCTCATACCCATCGTAGATCGGATGGGAAACCGATTGTGGAAGGAAAAGAATGATCTATTCGTTCAGAAACACTATAATCCCTTGTACAACCTGGTGGCCCAGGCCATGGCCTAA
- a CDS encoding PKD domain-containing protein has translation MNINRLPLKSGFSIILIALVSWACQQTPIAEFSASNYVVDPGQRITFTNASISGDSYQWDFGDNSSSTEINPVHSYSQSGFYTVNLIAYSKNQKKHNSFSAMITVNDTTDPCESVFCYHDGTCEDGKCQCKEGYEGEFCNKQITPKYLTVNRIEITRFPSKRSNGTDWDVDGNGRPDIYVQMTERLNGTELWKADDQIRTDAETKFTYDYTPSPTFRLNDPEAEYVLGIYDYDDQSADDYMGGLYFTPYHSTNDFPDVITVDGGTKVAFKLHVSYSF, from the coding sequence ATGAATATTAATCGATTACCTCTTAAATCCGGATTTAGTATTATTCTCATTGCTCTGGTTTCCTGGGCCTGTCAACAAACCCCAATTGCCGAATTTTCTGCCAGCAATTACGTAGTTGACCCTGGTCAACGAATCACTTTTACCAATGCGTCTATTTCAGGGGATAGCTACCAATGGGATTTTGGAGACAACTCAAGTAGCACGGAAATCAATCCGGTTCATAGTTATTCTCAATCTGGCTTTTATACGGTTAACCTTATTGCCTATTCTAAAAACCAAAAAAAGCACAATTCCTTTTCGGCCATGATTACGGTGAATGACACGACCGATCCCTGTGAGTCGGTATTCTGTTACCACGATGGAACCTGTGAAGACGGAAAGTGTCAATGCAAGGAAGGCTATGAAGGGGAATTCTGCAACAAACAAATCACCCCAAAATACCTTACTGTTAACCGTATTGAAATTACCCGTTTCCCTTCCAAAAGAAGCAATGGGACGGATTGGGATGTTGACGGAAATGGCCGCCCGGATATTTATGTTCAGATGACGGAAAGACTGAATGGAACGGAGCTATGGAAAGCAGACGATCAGATTAGGACGGATGCGGAAACCAAGTTTACCTACGACTATACCCCATCACCCACTTTCCGATTGAATGATCCGGAAGCTGAATATGTGCTCGGCATTTACGACTACGACGACCAAAGTGCTGACGACTATATGGGTGGACTCTACTTCACTCCTTACCATTCCACCAATGATTTTCCAGATGTCATTACGGTTGACGGGGGAACCAAAGTGGCCTTTAAGCTACATGTGAGCTATTCTTTTTAA
- a CDS encoding OmpA family protein, with protein sequence MTYKIRLTMLIWMANTISIAAQAQEFSFSDTLFSPGQKLTTYSVNFELARPEILESSTPFLDSLFQFLNQHDSLNIELGMHCDERYSNMSSTCLTCRRAKAITDLLIQRGIDPERLLPKGYNDTEPLFFQAKTEEEHQKNRRLVLTILSANWSEED encoded by the coding sequence ATGACTTATAAAATTCGCTTGACCATGCTCATTTGGATGGCCAATACCATTTCTATTGCCGCTCAGGCTCAAGAGTTCTCTTTTAGCGATACCCTGTTCTCGCCAGGACAAAAGCTAACCACCTACAGCGTGAATTTTGAATTGGCTCGTCCCGAAATTTTGGAATCCAGTACTCCCTTCCTCGACAGTTTGTTTCAGTTTTTGAACCAACATGACAGCCTGAATATTGAGCTTGGTATGCACTGCGATGAACGGTATTCAAATATGAGCTCCACCTGTCTAACTTGTAGGAGGGCAAAAGCAATCACCGATTTGTTAATCCAAAGGGGAATTGATCCGGAACGACTTTTGCCCAAGGGATACAACGATACCGAACCCTTATTTTTTCAGGCGAAAACGGAAGAAGAACACCAGAAAAACAGGCGACTTGTATTAACCATCCTGTCTGCTAACTGGTCGGAGGAGGATTAA
- a CDS encoding S9 family peptidase translates to MPHYLIAFALFLFSCGSVFSQNQNSEYLLEKQVLQGLLDSTSFQRLVYEEDGVKKWKPVFSFIDQLDVSKITYLSDDLKVKGYLVQPKQKGNYPCIIWNRGGVKNYGAITTLRATAMMGMLAKEGYVVIATQYRGNGGSEGQEEFGGADLNDVLNLKQVLADIPHADTSRIGMFGGSRGGMMTYLALAQSDWIKAAAVLAAPVDRRASHKFRPHLEDSMYELVPGYEENKQAELDKRSPILWVDSFPKTTPILIMHGNADWRVRTSHSLEMALELDVRRIPYRLIIFEGDDHGLSLHREDFYQELITWFNTYVKNDTPLQAWYITADKAYKTSSFILAIKTP, encoded by the coding sequence ATGCCTCATTATCTGATTGCCTTTGCCTTATTCCTTTTTAGCTGTGGATCCGTATTCTCCCAAAATCAAAATTCGGAGTACCTATTGGAAAAACAGGTACTTCAGGGATTACTGGATTCTACCTCTTTTCAGCGACTGGTTTATGAGGAAGATGGAGTAAAAAAATGGAAACCCGTTTTTTCCTTTATCGATCAGCTCGATGTAAGCAAGATCACCTACTTAAGCGACGACCTGAAGGTCAAAGGGTATTTGGTTCAACCCAAGCAAAAGGGGAATTATCCTTGCATTATCTGGAACCGTGGCGGGGTCAAGAACTACGGAGCAATCACCACGCTGCGTGCCACGGCTATGATGGGAATGCTGGCCAAGGAGGGATATGTGGTAATTGCTACCCAATACAGAGGAAACGGAGGCAGCGAAGGTCAGGAAGAATTTGGCGGTGCTGACTTGAATGATGTCCTGAACCTTAAACAGGTGCTCGCTGATATACCACATGCAGATACTTCAAGAATTGGCATGTTTGGCGGAAGTCGAGGTGGAATGATGACCTACCTGGCCCTGGCTCAATCGGATTGGATTAAGGCAGCAGCAGTACTTGCTGCCCCGGTAGATCGTAGAGCATCCCATAAATTTCGCCCTCATTTGGAAGATTCGATGTACGAGTTGGTTCCCGGATATGAAGAGAACAAACAGGCAGAGCTTGACAAACGGTCCCCGATTCTGTGGGTGGACAGTTTTCCGAAAACCACCCCAATCCTAATCATGCACGGAAATGCGGACTGGAGAGTTAGAACCAGCCATAGTCTGGAAATGGCACTCGAGTTGGATGTTAGACGTATTCCCTACCGATTAATCATTTTTGAAGGGGATGACCACGGCTTAAGCCTTCATCGAGAAGATTTTTATCAAGAACTAATCACTTGGTTTAACACCTACGTGAAAAACGATACTCCCCTCCAAGCATGGTATATCACGGCCGATAAAGCCTACAAAACCAGCTCCTTCATTTTAGCCATTAAAACTCCTTGA